In one window of Vulpes vulpes isolate BD-2025 chromosome 1, VulVul3, whole genome shotgun sequence DNA:
- the OLIG3 gene encoding oligodendrocyte transcription factor 3, with the protein MNSDSSSVSSRASSPDMDEMYLREHHHRHHHHQESRLNSVSSTQGDMVQKMPGESLSRAGAKATGESSKYKIKKQLSEQDLQQLRLKINGRERKRMHDLNLAMDGLREVMPYAHGPSVRKLSKIATLLLARNYILMLTSSLEEMKRLVGEIYGGHHSAFHCGTVGHSAGHPAHAANAVHPVHPILGGALSSGNASSPLSAASLPAIGTIRPPHSLLKAPSTPPALQLGSGFQHWAGLPCPCTICQMPPPPHLSALSTANMARLSAESKDLLK; encoded by the coding sequence ATGAATTCTGATTCGAGCTCTGTCTCCAGCAGAGCTTCATCGCCGGACATGGATGAGATGTATCTGAGGGAACatcaccaccgccaccaccaccaccaggagaGCCGTCTCAACTCGGTCTCCTCCACTCAGGGCGACATGGTGCAGAAGATGCCCGGGGAGAGTCTCTCGCGGGCCGGCGCCAAGGCCACGGGCGAGAGTAGCAAGTACAAAATCAAGAAGCAGCTGTCGGAGCAGGACCTACAGCAATTACGGCTGAAGATCAACGGCCGCGAGCGCAAGCGGATGCACGACCTCAACCTAGCCATGGACGGGCTGCGCGAGGTCATGCCCTACGCGCACGGGCCCTCGGTGCGCAAGCTCTCCAAGATCGCCACTCTCCTGCTGGCCAGAAACTACATCCTCATGCTCACCAGCTCCCTGGAGGAGATGAAGAGGTTGGTTGGCGAGATCTACGGGGGCCACCACTCTGCCTTCCACTGCGGGACCGTGGGCCACTCCGCCGGCCACCCAGCACACGCCGCCAACGCCGTGCACCCGGTGCACCCCATCCTGGGCGGCGCGCTCTCGTCCGGCAACGCCTCGTCGCCGCTGTCCGCCGCCTCGCTGCCCGCCATCGGCACCATTCGACCTCCCCACTCTCTGCTCAAGGCGCCCTCCACGCCGCCGGCCCTGCAGCTGGGCAGCGGCTTCCAGCACTGGGccgggctgccctgcccctgcaCCATCTGCCAgatgccgccgccgccgcacctTTCCGCCCTCTCCACCGCCAACATGGCTCGGCTGTCGGCCGAGTCGAAGGACTTGCTCAAGTGA